In Leptodactylus fuscus isolate aLepFus1 chromosome 2, aLepFus1.hap2, whole genome shotgun sequence, one genomic interval encodes:
- the EED gene encoding polycomb protein EED, whose translation MSDASGRAAGNEMPAKKQKLSSDENSNPELSGDENDDTVSIESGTNTERPDTPTNTANAPGRKSWGKGKWRSKKCKYSFKCVNSLKEDHNQPLFGVQFNWHSKEGDPLVFATVGSNRVTLYECHSQGEVRLLQSYVDADADENFYTCAWTYDSNTSHPLLAVAGSRGIIRIINPITMQCIKHYVGHGNAINELKFHPRDPNLLLSVSKDHALRLWNIQTDTLVAIFGGVEGHRDEVLSADYDLLGEKIMSCGMDHSLKLWRLNSKRMKVAIRESYEYNPNKTNRPFISQKIHFPDFSTRDIHRNYVDCVRWLGDLILSKSCENAIVCWKPGKMEDDIDKIKPSESNVTILGRFDYSQCDIWYMRFSMDFWQKMLALGNQVGKLYVWDLEVEDPHKAKCTTLTHPKCVTAIRQTSFSRDSSILIAVCDDATIWRWDRLR comes from the exons ATGTCCGACGCTTCCGGTCGTGCGGCGGGAAACGAGATGCCGGCCAAGAAGCAGAAGCTGAGCAGCGATGAGAACAGTAACCCGGAGCTGTCTGGTGACGAAAAC GATGACACGGTCAGTATAGAGAGCGGCACTAACACAGAACGGCCAGATACCCCCACAAATACTGCAAACGCCCCGGGCAGGAAGAGCTGGGGCAAAGGAAAATGGAGATCGAAGAAGTGTAAATACTCATTCAAATGTGTGAACAGCTTAAAG GAAGATCACAACCAGCCGCTGTTTGGGGTGCAATTTAACTGGCACAGTAAGGAGGGCGATCCCTTGGTGTTTGCTACTGTGGGCAGTAACAGG GTCACGCTGTATGAATGTCACTCACAAGGAGAAGTCAGATTGCTGCAGTCATACGTGGACGCCGAT GCAGATGAGAACTTTTACACCTGTGCATGGACGTACGACAGCAACACAAGTCACCCGCTCCTGGCAGTGGCCGGCTCTCGAGGAATCATCCGGATTATTAACCCCATCACTATGCAGTGTATCAAG CACTACGTCGGCCACGGCAATGCAATCAATGAACTCAAATTTCATCCGCGTGATCCCAACCTACTGTTATCTGTCAGCAAAG ACCATGCACTGAGGCTGTGGAATATACAGACGGATACGCTTGTGGCGATATTCGGTGGGGTGGAAGGTCACAGAGATGAAGTGCTGAGTGCG GATTATGATCTTCTAGGggagaagataatgtcctgcggGATGGATCATTCCCTCAAACTGTGGAGACTGAACTCCAAAAGAATGAAAGTCGCCATCAGAGAATCCTACGAATATAATCCCAATAAAACAAACAG ACCATTTATTTCACAAAAGATCCATTTCCCAGACTTTTCCACGAGAGACATTCACAGAAATTACGTGGACTGTGTGCGGTGGCTCGGAGACTTGATCCTGTCTAag TCCTGTGAAAATGCCATAGTGTGCTGGAAACCGGGCAAAATGGAGGACGACATTGACAAAATCAAGCCGAGCGAATCCAACGTGACTATCCTGGGGAGGTTCGATTACAGCCAGTGCGATATCTGGTACATGAGATTCTCCATGGACTTCTGGCAAAAG ATGCTTGCACTTGGAAACCAAGTCGGGAAGTTGTATGTCTGGGACCTGGAGGTGGAGGATCCACACAAAGCCAA GTGCACAACTCTCACTCATCCCAAATGCGTGACCGCAATCCGACAGACCAGCTTCAGCAGAGACAGCAGCATCCTCATAGCAGTGTGCGACGACGCCACCATCTGGCGCTGGGACAGGCTGCGGTGA